A window of Pedosphaera parvula Ellin514 genomic DNA:
GCATGGCAGTACCGGTATTAAGACTGACCAGGCCTGAAAGAGGAACGGATGGGGGAGTAAAAAGATTACCCGAGCTATCTGCAATTATGGTCAACCCGTTTCCATAGACAATTTTCGTCAGATCGCTGGATGAAACCGAGCTACGACTCCAGGAAACACCGTCCGCTGAGGTATAAAGATAACTTCCTTGGCCAACGGCTTTGAAACTGCCACCCCCAAAGGTTATGGCATAAATGTTGTTTGCGGCAGAGGCAATCAGTACCGAGTGCTGCGCTGTCCAGGTAATCCCATCAGGTGAAGTGTAGACGTTGCTACTCGTAACCCCACCGGCGATTAAACTGCAATCCCCCACCGCGACAAACTTGCCGTTTCCATAGGCAACGCCATTGAAGTTCCAAATCGGTCCAAGTTGCGTATTCTGCCAATCAATTCCATTGGTGGAACTATATATTGACCCATTGTAGCCAACTGCCACGAAAGTCCCGCTAGCATAGATCACGCGTGCGAGTGCGTAGGTAAAGTTGGTCTGATTGTTGATGCTCCGTTGTGTCCAATTCACGCCGTCGCTGGAGGATAAAATAATGCCGAAGTCACTAGACGGAGGTGCCATCCCAACTGCAACATAGGTATTGTTGCCATAGGTGATGTCACTCAATTCAAAGGTATTTGTGAGCCATAAAGTTCTGCTCCAATTGTCCAAAGCATCAGCCTGAACTCGAGTAGCAATTAGCGGGAATGCCAGAATCAGGGAGACAAACGTCTTTAAGAGAAAGGAAGCGATACGTAAGTTTTTCATAAAATATCCTTGGTCACGTTCGTAGTTAATCAAAAGGATGGCGTGTGTCAATGCGCTACTTCAAAGTTCCAAATTCGGTTGACCAAAGGAGAACCAGGCAAAACGAACAGAAGGTTTGGGTTCACCCCCCCGAAAAACCAGATTGACCCCTTTCCCGCTGGTTGTTAGCTTTCGCGTCCCCATATAATATGGGGATTTATGCGACATACGATATCTGTTCTCGTGGAAAACAAATTCGGCGTGCTCACCCGCGTGGCCGGCCTCTTCAGCGGCCGTGGCTACAACATTGACACTTTGAACGTAGGACCGACCGAAGATCCCAAAACTTCCCGCATGACCATCGTCACCCGCGGTGATGATGCCACGCTTGATCAAATCGTAAAACAGCTCGAAAAACTCGTCGACGTCCTCGAAGTCCAGGATTTTCGCGCCGACGAATACGTGGATCGCGAACTCGTGCTGGTGAAGGTCTCCGTCGATTCCAAGTCGCGCGCTGAAGTGATGCAAATCACTGATATTTTCCGCGCCAAGATTGTCGATGTGCAGCCGAACACGCTCACCATCGAGATCACCGGTGACGAAAGCAAAACTGATAAGTTCCTGACTCTGATGAAATCCTTCGGAGTTCTGGACCTGACCCGTACGGGCAAGATTGCCCTGCCCCGCAAATAACTTTAACTCCCAACCTCAACCTGAATCAAAAATGCCTGCTAAAGTATATACAGATAAAGATGCTGATCTCAGCGTCCTGAAGAATAAAACCCTCGCCGTCCTCGGTTTCGGCTCGCAAGGCCATGCCCATGCGCTGAACCTGAAGGAAAGCGGTCTGAACGTCATCATCGGTCTCTACGAGGGAAGCAAATCGATCCCTGTCGCCAAGGACCGCGGGTTTGAGGTCGTTACCACTGCGGAAGCTGTCCGCCGCGCTGATGTTATTTTCGTCGCCCTGCCTGACACCAAGCAGCCTGCCGCCTACGAGAAGGACATCGCTCCAAATTTGACCAAGGGCAAAACCCTGCTCTTTTCCCATGGCTTTGCCATCCATTTCAAGACCATCGTTCCGCCGAAGGACGTGGATGTAATCCTTGTCGCTCCAAAGGGCCCCGGTCACATCGTGCGCCGTCAGTTCACTGAAGGCAAAGGTGTTCCCGCGCTGATCGCCATTTATCAAAACCCAAGCAAGCAGGCCAAGAAGGTCGCGCTCGCCTGGGCCAAGGGCGTTGGTGGCACTCGTGCCGGGGTCATTGAAACCACCTTCAAGGAAGAAACTGAAACCGACTTGTTCGGCGAACAAACCGTTCTCTGCGGCGGTGCCAGTGCGCTCGTCCAGGCCGGTTATGAAGTCCTCGTCGAAGCCGGTTACCAGCCTGAAATGGCCTATTTTGAATGCCTGCACGAATTGAAGCTCATCGTCGATTTGATGAACGAAGCCGGCATCAGCGGCATGCGCTTTTCGATCTCCGAAACTGCTAAGTGGGGTGACGTCAGCGTACCCCCAAGATCATCGATGCCAGCGTTAAGAAGCGCATGAAACAGGCGCTCAAAGACATCCAGACTGGCAAGTTTGCCAAAGGCTGGGTTGCGGAATACAAAGGCGGCTACAAGAAGTACAATGCCTTGCTCAAAAAGGGCGAACAGCATCCGATCGAAAAGACCGGTGCCCGCCTCCGCAGCATGATGCCTTGGATGCAGAAACGCTCCGTTAAAGGCGTCCAAGCCTCTTATTAGTCGAATCAACAGCGATCATCCGAAGAGCCGGAAGTTTAACCACTTTCGGCTCTTTTTATTTAGAACCAAAACCCCTCCTTGGTGTTCTAATAGAAATGAGATTCGCTGTCACATCTCTCCTAATTTTAACGCTTGGAACAGGCTTGATCACCTTTGAAGCGCAAGGCTTTGTGAACGAAAATGATCGGTCTGGGTATGATGCTATTCCCCATCGCAACATCTTTGATCTGCATGGTCCTCCGCCACAGGCTGAACCCGCACCGATCATCCCGCCCACTGCTCAAATCCGCCTGACTGGCATTACCACGATACTCGGAGGCAAACGGGCGTTGTTCATGGTCCAGGAGCCAACAACCCCCGGGAAGCCACCAATTAAGGAAGAATCCTACATTTTGGCTGAAGGGCAGCGAGAGGGTCCGGTCCACTTGCTGGAAGTCGACGAACATTCTGGCACTGTCAAATTAGAGCGGGAAGGTAAAACCTCGGTTATTGCTTTGGAGATTCCCAAATCAGCAAATCCATCCGCTCCGCCAACTTTCGCAACCTCCCCAACAGCTCCGCCATTTGCCCATTCTCGAACTCCCATGCCTCAAGCACCCCAAATTCCAGCTCCCTTGCCTTTATCGAACTACAAATAATGCATCTGCCCTTCCGACTCTTTAAGGCCTGACTGCCTCGACCCAAGTCAGTTATACCGAATGCCGAAAGAAATTTCCGAATGGCAGGAGGGATTTTGGTTTGAGGCAAGGCGGAGCCCGCAGGCGCTATCAGTAGATAGCGACCAGGGCGACAACGCCGCCTCAAATCAAAAGCACCCTGCAGCCAACGACTAATGAATTCTCTTGTCCCCAAAGCCATGACTTTTCAGTCTCCATTTTCCTCAAATTTATTTCCTTCATTCATTCTGTTTCTTTTCCCCATTTCGGAAATTAATTTTGGCATTCGGTATAACCCGTTATGGAGGGCATTCCCCAGGCAATCTCTCTCCGCAACCAAAACTTAGTAGTGGTGTTTAAGAGTTCGATCCGTATATTATACAAACCATGAAACGCGTTGGAAAGACGGTGATCTGTGTGCTTGGAGGCCTTGCCTTGACCACGGCAGTTCACGCCGTTGCAAATGAAGAAAATGCCAACGACTCCGCGCCCGAAGGTTCTCATCCTTATGGGGTTATCGTAGAGCGGAATATTTTTGACTTAAAGGCACCGCCACCCCCTCCGTCAACACAGCCCACCAACACTCCGCCTCCCAATATCAAACTGACGGGGATTACCACGATTTTAGGTAAAAAGCAGGCGCTGTTTATGGTTCAGGAGCCTACGACTCCCGGCAAGCCCGCGAACAAGGAGGAATCCTATATTCTCGCTGAAGGCCAGCGTCAGGGTTTGATTGAGGTGGTGGAAATCAATACCAAGGCTGCCAATGTTAAGATCAAAAACGATGGAGTTATTTCAGTGCTGGCTTTCGAGAAAGTAACCCTTCCTCAAGCACCCGTATCCGCTCCGCCGAACCTGGCTGGCTCGCCAAATGTTCATATGCCCAACATGATTCCACCTCCAGGTGGAGGCTACCCGGGTGGAGGCTATAATCCTCAGAACCGTTTCAATAACGGGCAACCTGCGGGATACAACAACGGAGTAAACGCAGGCAATCCAAATGTTGCCCCCGGTCTCACCTCGATTCCTACGCGCACACTTCGGTCTGGCAGTGACCAGCAACAGCCCCAGCTTTCAGCAGAAGAGCAGATGATCATGGTGGAGTTGCAACGGGAACAAAATAAGAATAACCCTAACATCCCGCCTCTGCCCCCCACTCCCTTAACGCCGGGAATGAATAATTCAGGCGGAAATGGCGCCCACGGATTTCCTGCGCCTCCTAGTCCTTAAGATAGCTTTCGACTAATCTCGATGATCGTGAGCGGATCGTCTTGTGCCTTTCCTGCTCTCCCATCAGCAGAGATTCAAATCTGTTCCAAGCCAAAGCACACTTGCCAGCTATGGGGTCGTCGCCCGGAAGAAACGGTTGGTGATATCCGCTTCAGGAATGTCAAATATCAACAGTCCATTCGTTCCCGAGTTCGTTGTGCCAATCGTGACCCAGTTCGTCCGGCTGGAAAGATTTGTGGAGGCCTGTATCCGATAGTTCTGGTTGGGAATTGCCGGCAGGGAGAAAGATACCGCAGAGTTGGAACTAACGGTGAGCTGCACGCTACCGGCATTCGTTGAAGTAAAGTTAATCTTATTGGTTGATGGCCCCAAGGTAACGATGGAGTTTGTGGGGCGAAAAAGTCCGGATGGTGGCGTTACTGTGTATGAACCCGCAAGCAGGTTGGTGAACAAGTAATTGCCATTGGCATCACTGGTGGTTGAAAAATCGTTTGCAGTTACTGGAACATTGGCCCCGCCGTTGGTTCCAATAAAAATTTTGCCTGAGATCGAGTACACACTTGCCGCCGCAAAATTAACATTGCTGCTCGATGGTCCTAGGGTAATGGTTGAATTTGTTGGCTGGAAATATGCAGAGGGTTGCGCCGCCACGGTGTAGGAACCTGCCGGTATAAACGGGAATGTGTAATTACCATTTGTATCGGTCGTGGTGGACAAGTTGTTCGCGGTCACTGTGATATGGGGATCTCCATTCGTTCCAGAAGTGACTCTGCCGCTGATCGAATATATGTTTGTGGCCACAAAGTTGATGCCATTGGTCGTTGGGCCCAGAGTAAAAAAGTAATTTGTCGGCTGAAAGAAACCATCCGGCTGATTAGTCAATGTCGGAGCCACTGAATAGTCACCAGCGGGCAGGTTGGGAAATACAAAATGTCCATTTGGATCCGTCACGGTTGTGAATCCATTCGCAGTTAGCGTGACGTTGGAGGCCCCGTTCGTTCCTAAAAACACGGTGCCACCGATCGAGTAATTATTTCCGAACTCAAAAGCTCCGATGTCCACCTGGTTTCCAGCTGGTCTTGAAGCTCCACGCTGATCAAATGGCAACGCAAAGGCCCCATTCCCCTTGTCAATGGCAGAACTTCCCAGAAGCAACGGCAGGGTCAAGGTGGGGCCGCCGTTGGGGCCAAAGACACCCAGCTTGATATTCGTGTTATTATTGCGGCTGCTTCCTCCTGTCGTAAATGCCGGTGTGGAGTCCGAACTCAGATTGCTGCCACCATCGGTGATGTTTCCGAAGGAGTTTGTGTTGGGAAATGTGTCAGTCAGGATGGTGTTTCCCATGATGAAGGTTCCAGCGGCGTTCGCGATGTTTGCCCCTCCAATAAGGCCGACGATTCCAGCATTGCCAGTCGTTGACCCTCCAATTCCCGCCAAGCCATTCGTCCCGCCGGTAACCCGGCTCCCAGCAAGCGTGCTGCTCGCCAGAGAATTCACAATGCCATTATTATTGTAAATGCTGCCCCCAAAAGCGTTGCCCCCGTTGCCACCATTGCCACCCAGAAACAGCCCGGTCCCGCCAGGGCCGCCAGTCCCGCCGCCAAGTGTGTTCTGGAAAAATGTGCAGTTGGTCACAGAAAGAATTCCAACATTGCAAATAGCGCCGCCCAAACCGTCTCCGCCCGCGGTGCCTGCCAATCCGTTGTTTCCCTGGCTGGTTGTGCCCCCAGCAGCGCCATTTCCCCCTGTCCCTTTGTTGCCGGAAAATGCGCAGTTTATGGCCCTCAGCGTACCGCGGTTATACACTACACCTCCAGAGCCCGCTCCAGCCGCTCCGCCGGTCCCCATGAGGCTGGATGAGCCACCGGTGCCGTTGGTGCCTCCTGCACCACCATTGCCACCCACAGTGGAATTCCCGTTCAAATTGCAATTGGTAAGCAAAAGAGTGGCATGCAAATCATTAAATATCGCTCCTCCAAGGCCACTGGCGCCAAGACCGCCATTTCCGCCGTTCCCACCGGTAAAAATTCCACTTCCTCCATTTCCCCCAGTCCCGCCATTGCCTCCGGTCGCGTTGTTGGTGAAAAGATTGCAGTTCACCAAAGCCAAAGTTCCTTGATTCAATATCGCCCCGCCCCTGCCCGTCGCACCTGGACCACCTGGCCCTCCCGATGTTCCGTTGTTTCCCCCATTGATGCCCGGGACTCCAGGTCCTCCGCTGGCACCGAGGCTTTTCCCATTCATGATGGTAAGATTTTTTATGGTGAAATTGGTTATGCCAGCGGGAACTATGAATACCTGACTGGTTCCCCCACCGCTGATGACTCGCCCATTGCCTTCCACTACGACATTATCTTCAATGATGTTGAAAGCGTTCGTCACACTCATGGTGCCATCAAATGTGAGCACCACGGTGCCACCACCCTGCAACGCAGTGTCCAGCACAGAGACTGAATTAGTGGAGACAATGCTGTTGGTTTGCGCCTTTGCTGAGCACAAGAGCAACAGGAATGAACTTACAACCATCCCACCCAAAATGAACCTCCGCAGCAACCCTTGTTTGCTGGCTGGAGTGTTATCTGATCGGCACATGTAATATCTTTTTCTAAGGAGTCGTTTTCTACCTGATTAAACTGAATGATTATTCTTCCCCGGCCCGCTTACTCATCCCTGGGGACCTGAATTTTTTCCGCCTGCTTCAGCCGCTTGGCCTCTTCCTTGCGGAAATCAGCTTCAGCCGCTTTCACACCGGGCAGTCTGTCCCGTTCGCGCGTCGCCACCAGGGCAGCCGCTTCAGGTGTGGGCAATACGGTCGGACGAATCAACACGATCAATTCGGTTCGCTTATTGGAATCGGAGGTGCTCCGGAACAGGTAACCCAATACCGGGATGTTCATCAGCAAAGGCACGCCAGATTTCGATCTGCTCTTGGTTGAACTGATGAATCCACCCAAAATAATGGTGTCCCGATCCTTGACCGACACCTTGGCTTGAGCTGTGCGCTTGGTGGTTGTCGGCACAGGATTGTTGTCGATGATGGTTGGTGTGCCAAGTTGCTGCACGTCCTGGGTTATATCCATCACCACCAAGCCGTCGGGGTTGATCAACGGTGTGACTTGCAAGTTGATACCCACGAAGGTTTGTTGATATTGCGAACTCGCCTGCCCGTTAAGGCCACCGAAGTAGGTTCCGGTAACGTAGGGAACCGTATCACCGATCTGAAGGTTCGCCGTAACCGCATGCGAGGTCTGAATGCGCGGACGGGAGAGAACATTGATTCGGTTGTCCGTGGCGGCCGCTGTAATTGTAGCGGAGAAATCATTGTTGAACTGAGCCAGATAACTGAAGCCGCTCGGCAAGCTATTCGCCGCGTTGGTAGCCGTGCTTGCAAAATTGGAAAAGCTTGCAAAAGGTCCATTCTTAATTGCCCCGATGCCTTGGAAGTAGTTATTGCCGGAAGGCGAGGTTTGCAGGTAGCTCACACCCAGGTCGCGTGTATCATCCAGGGTTACTTCCATGATAATCGCTTCAATCAAAACCTGGGCCAGCACCACGTCCAGCTTCCCAACAATATCCTTGATCACATCCATGTCCTGCTTGCTGGCAAATACCAGGAGCGAGTTCGTCCGCTCATCAGCAATGATTTTATTGTTACCCAAAATCTGGAATTCTCCGCTGCTCGAAGCTCTTTTGACAATTTGCTGCAGACGATCCGTGAAGCTGGTGGTCCGGTTGCCACCTTGAGCACCTCCAAAAGGACTTTGACTTGTTCCCATACCCGGACTGGTTCCGAACGGGTTGGAGCCCGGAGTACCGCCCAGGGTGCCGGTCGAATAGCCGCCAGGCGCCGCCCCTGAACCAGCCAGGTTACTGCCAGTTCGACCGGAACGACCAATGGACGTTCCGCCGCCCCCGCCGCCACTGCCAAGACTGCTCAAGGCCGATGAAATGTCAGCTGCCAGGGCATATTTGATCGGGATGACCGCAGTTTCATAATCCATCGGC
This region includes:
- a CDS encoding WD40/YVTN/BNR-like repeat-containing protein, with the translated sequence MKNLRIASFLLKTFVSLILAFPLIATRVQADALDNWSRTLWLTNTFELSDITYGNNTYVAVGMAPPSSDFGIILSSSDGVNWTQRSINNQTNFTYALARVIYASGTFVAVGYNGSIYSSTNGIDWQNTQLGPIWNFNGVAYGNGKFVAVGDCSLIAGGVTSSNVYTSPDGITWTAQHSVLIASAANNIYAITFGGGSFKAVGQGSYLYTSADGVSWSRSSVSSSDLTKIVYGNGLTIIADSSGNLFTPPSVPLSGLVSLNTGTAMQNPSLAYVNGTFLIGGYDLSLGTNSIIFSRDGLNWTKSNFHSQDRMRGMTFTGNRLASVGYIYLSSSLTGIYLSDPVVNLALQPAPSPQINLSGIVGRSYQIQCLDAGLVNGSNSWQVLTNFTLPSSPYVWTDTNAMNSPQRFYRAALLP
- the ilvN gene encoding acetolactate synthase small subunit, coding for MRHTISVLVENKFGVLTRVAGLFSGRGYNIDTLNVGPTEDPKTSRMTIVTRGDDATLDQIVKQLEKLVDVLEVQDFRADEYVDRELVLVKVSVDSKSRAEVMQITDIFRAKIVDVQPNTLTIEITGDESKTDKFLTLMKSFGVLDLTRTGKIALPRK
- a CDS encoding carboxypeptidase regulatory-like domain-containing protein, which codes for MCRSDNTPASKQGLLRRFILGGMVVSSFLLLLCSAKAQTNSIVSTNSVSVLDTALQGGGTVVLTFDGTMSVTNAFNIIEDNVVVEGNGRVISGGGTSQVFIVPAGITNFTIKNLTIMNGKSLGASGGPGVPGINGGNNGTSGGPGGPGATGRGGAILNQGTLALVNCNLFTNNATGGNGGTGGNGGSGIFTGGNGGNGGLGASGLGGAIFNDLHATLLLTNCNLNGNSTVGGNGGAGGTNGTGGSSSLMGTGGAAGAGSGGVVYNRGTLRAINCAFSGNKGTGGNGAAGGTTSQGNNGLAGTAGGDGLGGAICNVGILSVTNCTFFQNTLGGGTGGPGGTGLFLGGNGGNGGNAFGGSIYNNNGIVNSLASSTLAGSRVTGGTNGLAGIGGSTTGNAGIVGLIGGANIANAAGTFIMGNTILTDTFPNTNSFGNITDGGSNLSSDSTPAFTTGGSSRNNNTNIKLGVFGPNGGPTLTLPLLLGSSAIDKGNGAFALPFDQRGASRPAGNQVDIGAFEFGNNYSIGGTVFLGTNGASNVTLTANGFTTVTDPNGHFVFPNLPAGDYSVAPTLTNQPDGFFQPTNYFFTLGPTTNGINFVATNIYSISGRVTSGTNGDPHITVTANNLSTTTDTNGNYTFPFIPAGSYTVAAQPSAYFQPTNSTITLGPSSSNVNFAAASVYSISGKIFIGTNGGANVPVTANDFSTTSDANGNYLFTNLLAGSYTVTPPSGLFRPTNSIVTLGPSTNKINFTSTNAGSVQLTVSSNSAVSFSLPAIPNQNYRIQASTNLSSRTNWVTIGTTNSGTNGLLIFDIPEADITNRFFRATTP
- a CDS encoding secretin N-terminal domain-containing protein, translated to MKTILFVLLTSCVGVWAQTADTNNADSRYNVLRRKLRETMASETNGITGSNVDTAAVSAAAPASSGTNPAITAAPAQLAQSSFPTPPTTTPRRVPPRRIPPLTNTVSTNAVVASGTNAIATNAVTVAPGAVVTPTPTPTPGPVDAAVAATAALLQTTNAAAANTGPAKPAEPIIPAGEINFPAVDVNQVLTIYGELVNRTVLRPTALPAQLITLKTQTPLTKSEAIEALNSVLALNGITMINVGDKFVKALPQNQALQDSPEFSTGDPSQLPETGLFVSKIVQLKYLKPSEMMPALTPFAKMPGGIFPVENNQTIFIRDYSENVKRMLEVIAKLDVEVPMDYETAVIPIKYALAADISSALSSLGSGGGGGGTSIGRSGRTGSNLAGSGAAPGGYSTGTLGGTPGSNPFGTSPGMGTSQSPFGGAQGGNRTTSFTDRLQQIVKRASSSGEFQILGNNKIIADERTNSLLVFASKQDMDVIKDIVGKLDVVLAQVLIEAIIMEVTLDDTRDLGVSYLQTSPSGNNYFQGIGAIKNGPFASFSNFASTATNAANSLPSGFSYLAQFNNDFSATITAAATDNRINVLSRPRIQTSHAVTANLQIGDTVPYVTGTYFGGLNGQASSQYQQTFVGINLQVTPLINPDGLVVMDITQDVQQLGTPTIIDNNPVPTTTKRTAQAKVSVKDRDTIILGGFISSTKSRSKSGVPLLMNIPVLGYLFRSTSDSNKRTELIVLIRPTVLPTPEAAALVATRERDRLPGVKAAEADFRKEEAKRLKQAEKIQVPRDE